A window from Pseudooceanicola algae encodes these proteins:
- a CDS encoding DUF6152 family protein, which translates to MVLPLPAFAHHGSSGQFDTSTTVELSGTITRIRLVNPHAYVYFDSTDENGEVVNLRCELQSGSLLKRNGWTTDMFEIGSEISITGAPDRTDPTTCYMSQITFENGVVASRHSTFDDSGTIEPEQRQTERDDGTPNIDGNWAMVREEGAPPGSGGRSEVLLTEAGTAAVEGATADDNPRYQCEATNIVMDWWFDQMVNTIEQGDDQITMTYGFMDLERTIYLDGTEMPADYAPSRAGFATGEWDDDTLVVTTTDFDEGWINAPMGGPEGAGVRPPRGDEDAGDRPARPEGARGGPPSPAKNSPELVVTERFTLNDDGTVLTREYTFEDPAYLQAPISGSDKVTLTSDAYEPYDCDDLTEERSE; encoded by the coding sequence ATGGTATTGCCTTTGCCGGCATTCGCCCACCACGGAAGCAGCGGCCAGTTCGACACCAGCACCACGGTCGAGCTTTCCGGCACGATAACCCGCATCCGCCTCGTGAACCCGCATGCCTATGTCTATTTCGATTCTACGGACGAGAACGGCGAAGTCGTGAATCTGCGGTGCGAACTGCAATCCGGCTCGCTGCTCAAGCGCAATGGCTGGACAACGGATATGTTCGAGATCGGCAGCGAGATCTCGATCACCGGCGCCCCGGACCGCACAGATCCGACCACCTGCTACATGAGCCAGATCACCTTTGAAAACGGCGTGGTCGCCTCGCGCCACAGCACCTTTGACGACAGCGGGACAATTGAACCCGAACAGCGCCAGACAGAGCGCGACGATGGCACCCCCAATATCGACGGCAACTGGGCCATGGTGCGCGAAGAAGGGGCCCCTCCGGGAAGTGGCGGTCGCTCCGAAGTGCTGCTGACAGAGGCAGGGACCGCGGCCGTGGAGGGCGCAACAGCCGATGACAACCCGCGCTATCAGTGCGAAGCCACGAACATCGTGATGGATTGGTGGTTCGACCAGATGGTGAATACCATCGAGCAGGGTGACGATCAGATCACGATGACCTACGGCTTCATGGATCTGGAGCGCACGATCTACCTTGATGGCACAGAGATGCCGGCGGATTACGCGCCCAGCCGTGCCGGGTTTGCGACCGGCGAATGGGATGACGATACCCTCGTTGTGACCACGACCGATTTTGACGAAGGCTGGATCAACGCCCCGATGGGCGGTCCCGAAGGGGCCGGCGTGCGCCCCCCTCGTGGCGATGAAGACGCCGGCGACCGCCCCGCCAGACCCGAAGGCGCGCGCGGCGGCCCGCCGTCCCCGGCAAAGAACAGCCCCGAACTGGTGGTTACAGAGCGCTTTACGTTGAATGACGATGGCACGGTTCTGACACGGGAATACACCTTCGAGGACCCGGCCTACCTTCAAGCGCCGATCAGCGGATCTGACAAGGTGACGCTGACCAGCGATGCCTATGAACCCTACGACTGTGATGACCTGACAGAGGAACGCTCCGAATAA
- a CDS encoding flavin-containing monooxygenase, whose protein sequence is MPIGNVNTLVVGGGQAGIAMSEHLSKADIPHLVLEKNRIAEQWRTGRWDNLVANGPAWHDRFPGMEFKNVDPDGFPSKEAVADYLVDYAKMIKAPLRTGVEVTKAERIAGAGGFRVETSEGAIEVQNIVCATGAFQKPVIPPVIPKDADVVQMHSYDYRNPGQLDQGAVMVVGAGSSGGQIARELMEAGRKVYLSVGPHDRPPRSYRGRDFCWWLGVLGLWDVSAMAPGAEHVTISVSGAKGGETVDFRKLAAGGMTLVGRTESFADGVVKFAPDLVGNIANGDANYLGMLDAADAYVERTGIDLPPEPEARVFRNDPDCMLNPLKKLDLAVAGITTVIWATGFARDYSWLKVDAFDEHGVPEHQRGVSVEPGVFFLGLPWQSRRGSSFIWGVWHDAKHLADHIHTQRKYLDYHNIMLEKQSRKT, encoded by the coding sequence ATGCCGATCGGAAACGTGAATACTCTTGTTGTCGGTGGTGGACAGGCTGGCATCGCGATGAGCGAGCACCTGAGCAAAGCCGACATTCCCCATCTTGTGCTTGAGAAAAACCGCATCGCGGAGCAGTGGCGCACGGGGCGTTGGGATAACCTTGTCGCCAATGGCCCGGCCTGGCATGACCGGTTTCCGGGGATGGAATTCAAGAATGTAGACCCTGACGGCTTCCCGTCCAAGGAGGCGGTTGCAGACTATCTGGTCGATTACGCCAAGATGATAAAGGCACCACTGCGCACGGGCGTCGAGGTTACCAAAGCGGAACGCATAGCCGGAGCAGGCGGATTTCGCGTCGAGACATCTGAAGGGGCGATCGAAGTCCAGAATATTGTCTGTGCGACAGGCGCTTTTCAAAAACCGGTTATCCCGCCCGTCATTCCCAAGGATGCTGATGTGGTTCAGATGCATTCCTACGATTACCGCAATCCCGGCCAGTTGGACCAAGGGGCGGTGATGGTTGTGGGTGCGGGCTCATCGGGTGGACAAATTGCGCGCGAGTTGATGGAAGCCGGGCGCAAAGTGTATCTGTCTGTAGGTCCGCATGACCGCCCGCCACGGTCCTATCGGGGGCGTGATTTTTGTTGGTGGTTGGGCGTTCTGGGCCTGTGGGACGTGTCTGCCATGGCACCGGGGGCCGAGCACGTGACAATTTCCGTAAGCGGTGCCAAAGGCGGCGAAACGGTTGATTTCCGCAAACTTGCAGCGGGTGGCATGACGCTTGTGGGGCGGACAGAGAGCTTTGCAGACGGCGTGGTGAAATTCGCGCCAGATCTTGTCGGGAATATCGCGAATGGGGACGCGAATTACCTTGGGATGCTGGATGCGGCGGACGCCTATGTCGAACGCACCGGCATTGACCTGCCGCCTGAGCCAGAGGCGCGGGTTTTCAGGAATGATCCCGACTGCATGCTCAACCCGCTGAAAAAGCTGGATCTGGCCGTCGCCGGTATCACGACAGTCATCTGGGCGACAGGATTTGCACGCGATTATAGCTGGCTCAAGGTCGATGCATTCGACGAACACGGCGTGCCCGAGCATCAGCGCGGCGTTTCGGTCGAGCCCGGCGTGTTCTTTCTGGGGCTGCCATGGCAGTCGCGCCGTGGATCATCTTTCATCTGGGGCGTTTGGCATGACGCGAAACACCTTGCGGATCACATCCATACCCAGCGAAAATATCTAGATTACCACAACATCATGCTTGAAAAGCAATCCCGCAAGACGTGA
- a CDS encoding RidA family protein: protein MAHTRIRKFNTSDTYPEQNLDNDLCQAVVTRGGSTVYLRGQCPQHLDDAKNIESHDPVEQTHKVMQNIKQLIEEAGGQMEHLVKVVVYITDVRHREAVYRTMGQYIKGVHPVSTGLVVQALARPDWLVEIDGTAVIPD from the coding sequence ATGGCCCATACCCGCATCCGCAAATTCAACACATCCGATACCTATCCTGAGCAGAACCTCGACAATGACCTCTGTCAGGCCGTGGTGACGCGCGGGGGCAGCACCGTCTATCTGCGTGGCCAGTGTCCGCAGCACCTTGATGATGCAAAGAACATCGAAAGCCATGATCCGGTCGAGCAGACGCACAAGGTGATGCAGAACATCAAACAGCTGATCGAAGAGGCAGGCGGACAGATGGAGCATCTGGTCAAGGTCGTGGTCTATATCACCGACGTGCGCCACCGCGAGGCCGTGTATCGCACCATGGGGCAATACATCAAAGGGGTGCATCCAGTGTCGACAGGGCTGGTGGTGCAGGCTTTGGCGCGTCCTGATTGGCTTGTCGAGATTGACGGCACGGCCGTTATTCCGGATTGA
- a CDS encoding DUF1028 domain-containing protein, with translation MTFSLVARCAETGMFGLAISSSSPAVAARCSFARAGVGAVASQNVTDPSLGPATLDLMQGDMSAQAAVDEVMRVSNFTEYRQLIAIDKNGATAIHSGPNSLGIWTQASGLDVASGGNLLANDTIPQAIVDGFVAAKGHIGDRLVAAMRAGLAAGGEAGPVHSAGMKIVDNVSWPVADLRCDWTEGCPIENIATAWEVYKPQLDAYIQRALDPREAPSYGVPGNE, from the coding sequence ATGACATTTTCACTGGTCGCGCGTTGTGCAGAAACCGGAATGTTCGGCTTGGCAATCTCGTCGTCTTCTCCCGCTGTCGCGGCGCGCTGTTCCTTTGCACGCGCCGGGGTGGGGGCAGTTGCGTCTCAGAACGTGACGGATCCGTCTCTGGGTCCTGCGACGCTGGACCTCATGCAAGGTGATATGTCGGCACAGGCCGCTGTCGATGAAGTCATGCGTGTCAGCAACTTCACCGAATATCGCCAATTGATCGCCATCGACAAGAACGGAGCGACTGCAATCCACTCTGGTCCCAATTCGCTGGGCATCTGGACGCAAGCCAGCGGTCTGGACGTGGCCTCGGGGGGCAACTTGCTTGCCAATGACACGATCCCACAAGCCATCGTTGACGGGTTTGTCGCGGCCAAGGGCCATATCGGCGACCGTCTGGTTGCCGCAATGCGTGCAGGTCTGGCGGCAGGTGGTGAGGCCGGTCCGGTCCATTCCGCAGGCATGAAGATCGTCGACAACGTCAGCTGGCCAGTTGCCGACTTGCGGTGCGATTGGACCGAGGGGTGCCCGATCGAAAACATCGCGACAGCCTGGGAGGTCTACAAACCCCAGCTTGATGCCTACATCCAGCGGGCTTTGGACCCGCGAGAAGCTCCGTCTTACGGCGTTCCCGGCAACGAATAG
- a CDS encoding ABC transporter permease: protein MSRSLKAGKAREVTQIRLPYALPYLFSVLKISVTLAIIGAVVAEFVAAQSGLGYFIGLSTSFFKIPQAFAGLIVLVLLSLAMFRSVVWVQARLAPCSLPKSER from the coding sequence TTGTCACGCTCGCTGAAGGCTGGCAAGGCGCGTGAGGTCACGCAGATCCGGCTGCCCTACGCGCTGCCCTATCTGTTCTCGGTGCTCAAGATATCCGTCACGCTGGCGATCATCGGGGCCGTGGTTGCGGAATTCGTCGCGGCGCAGTCGGGACTTGGCTACTTCATCGGCCTCTCGACGTCCTTCTTCAAGATCCCGCAGGCCTTTGCAGGCCTGATCGTGCTGGTCCTGCTGAGCCTCGCGATGTTCCGCAGCGTCGTGTGGGTGCAGGCCCGTCTTGCACCATGCTCGCTTCCGAAATCCGAACGGTAG
- a CDS encoding isopenicillin N synthase family dioxygenase yields MTPQSLTAKSVETASLPVIDVSALSSADPAKRAAVGAALRAACLDKGFFYCSGHGIPQGLIDAAFAETRALFDLPDAEKDSLDKSTSKANRGYETLGGQTLEAGAMPDRKEGYYIGVELPESDPRVQEGRFNRGPNIWPSDLAGFQPTMRAYFAALTVLGETLMRGIALSLDLPEDTFKDYCQDPLATLRLLHYPPANPDAPEERGAGAHTDFGGLTILMQDDNGGLQVFDQASESWVHANPISGTFVCNLGDMIARWTNDSYRSTLHRVMNTSGRERYSIPFFYVGNPDYEVKCIPTCLKPGETPKYDPITVEEHLTSMYRKTYVIK; encoded by the coding sequence ATGACACCTCAGTCCCTGACCGCCAAGAGCGTTGAAACCGCCAGCCTGCCCGTCATCGATGTATCCGCCCTGTCGTCTGCCGATCCGGCAAAACGCGCGGCTGTCGGTGCCGCACTGCGCGCAGCCTGCCTCGACAAGGGCTTCTTCTACTGCAGCGGACACGGCATTCCGCAGGGCCTGATCGACGCCGCCTTCGCCGAAACGCGCGCCCTGTTCGATCTGCCGGATGCCGAGAAGGACAGCCTCGACAAGTCGACCTCGAAGGCCAATCGCGGCTACGAGACCCTTGGTGGCCAAACCCTTGAAGCCGGCGCGATGCCCGACCGCAAGGAAGGCTACTACATCGGTGTCGAGCTGCCCGAAAGCGACCCGCGCGTCCAGGAGGGGCGGTTCAACCGTGGCCCGAACATCTGGCCCTCGGACCTGGCGGGTTTTCAGCCGACGATGCGCGCCTATTTCGCCGCCCTCACCGTTCTGGGCGAGACCTTGATGCGGGGCATCGCCCTGTCGCTGGATCTGCCCGAGGACACGTTCAAGGACTATTGCCAGGATCCGCTGGCGACCTTGCGCCTGCTGCACTACCCGCCTGCGAACCCCGATGCGCCCGAAGAACGCGGCGCCGGCGCCCATACCGATTTCGGCGGCCTGACCATCCTGATGCAGGACGACAACGGCGGGCTGCAGGTCTTCGACCAGGCTTCGGAAAGCTGGGTCCATGCCAATCCGATCTCGGGCACCTTCGTGTGCAACCTCGGCGACATGATCGCGCGCTGGACCAACGACAGCTACCGCTCGACCCTGCACCGGGTGATGAATACCTCGGGGCGCGAACGTTACTCGATCCCGTTCTTCTACGTCGGAAACCCCGACTACGAAGTGAAGTGCATCCCCACATGCCTGAAGCCCGGCGAAACGCCGAAATACGACCCCATCACGGTCGAAGAGCACCTGACCTCGATGTATCGGAAAACCTATGTCATCAAGTGA
- a CDS encoding LysR family transcriptional regulator: MRIHAPALLYFDAVRRAGSIREGARQLNVASSAVNRQILKLEDEIGTPLFDRRPEGVVLTTAGEMLARHVIVVMQDLERAKSDIAALRGVRVGHVSVAAVEGVCASLLPSVIRRLREIAPRIRLTTRTMGSRVIPAALEDGSADVGIAFSLLHSPRIRQSHMARFKLGAIMAPTHPLAGQQTVGISACCDYPLIWPGADLSVATVLEPQFQNLGRTVEPAVISDSIDLTRQLAMRPPMIGFQTAIGLEAMLSEGKLVHRPIETARGPIWSELGVYVRAGRSLPGALDLFLQVLISELQGQEEL; the protein is encoded by the coding sequence ATGCGGATTCACGCCCCAGCCCTTCTCTACTTCGATGCCGTACGCCGCGCCGGATCGATCCGGGAAGGGGCACGCCAGTTGAATGTCGCCTCTTCCGCCGTGAACAGGCAGATCCTCAAACTCGAGGACGAGATTGGCACGCCCCTGTTCGACAGGCGGCCGGAAGGTGTCGTCCTGACCACAGCCGGTGAAATGCTGGCCCGGCACGTCATCGTCGTGATGCAAGACCTCGAGCGGGCGAAATCGGATATTGCCGCGCTGCGTGGGGTGCGTGTCGGCCATGTGTCCGTGGCGGCCGTCGAAGGCGTCTGCGCATCGCTTCTGCCGTCCGTGATAAGACGGTTGAGAGAGATCGCGCCGCGGATCAGGCTGACGACGCGCACGATGGGCTCACGTGTGATCCCGGCCGCATTGGAGGATGGCAGCGCAGATGTCGGAATAGCCTTTTCGTTGCTGCACAGCCCCCGGATCCGCCAATCCCATATGGCCAGGTTCAAGCTCGGGGCCATCATGGCCCCCACGCATCCGCTGGCGGGGCAGCAGACCGTCGGCATATCGGCCTGCTGTGACTATCCGTTGATCTGGCCCGGCGCCGACCTTTCCGTCGCGACGGTTCTCGAGCCGCAGTTCCAGAACCTCGGCCGCACGGTCGAGCCCGCCGTGATCTCGGATTCGATCGACCTGACCCGCCAACTGGCGATGAGGCCGCCGATGATCGGGTTTCAGACAGCGATCGGGCTGGAAGCGATGTTGTCCGAAGGCAAGCTGGTTCACCGGCCGATCGAGACGGCACGTGGTCCGATATGGTCGGAACTGGGCGTCTACGTGCGTGCGGGTCGATCCTTGCCAGGCGCGTTGGACCTGTTCCTGCAAGTGCTGATCAGCGAGTTGCAGGGGCAGGAAGAGCTCTGA
- a CDS encoding ABC transporter permease, producing MATPPKTSTPAKKRGLPVELVLNNILLLALIVLIAYFAANSSAFLTVPNFKVLLTNYAAIGVVAAVMALLMIAGHADFSVGSNIGFSGMMTALAMAEWGASPISGVLVGILSGAFVGLINGILCAYLRFSAIIVTLGMLSVLRGVTLLIKPVEVVGLGDVFFYIGNGSFMGLPILLWVVGAVFLLASVFLSTTVWGRYVLAIGINQQAAFLAALPVRPLLLGLHVATGAAAGLAGMLLASRLDGASPGSLGLQMELQAVTIVLLGGVAFAGGRGRIFGVLTAWVFLAVLDNGLTLMNVPPFVQLVASGMALVFAASLDALGNNLGPKLEQRRRVQEQLRQSQA from the coding sequence ATGGCAACCCCCCCAAAGACGAGTACTCCGGCCAAAAAGCGTGGCTTGCCGGTCGAACTGGTGCTGAACAACATCCTGCTGCTCGCCCTGATCGTCCTGATCGCCTATTTCGCAGCGAACAGCAGCGCCTTTCTGACCGTGCCGAATTTCAAGGTTCTGCTGACCAACTACGCCGCCATCGGTGTCGTGGCCGCCGTTATGGCGCTTCTGATGATCGCAGGGCATGCAGATTTCTCGGTCGGTTCCAACATCGGCTTTTCCGGCATGATGACTGCGCTCGCGATGGCGGAATGGGGGGCGTCACCGATAAGCGGCGTGCTGGTGGGCATCCTGTCCGGTGCCTTCGTGGGCCTGATAAACGGCATCCTCTGTGCCTACCTGCGTTTCAGTGCGATCATCGTGACCCTTGGCATGCTGAGCGTCCTGCGTGGCGTCACGCTGCTGATCAAGCCGGTCGAGGTCGTGGGGCTGGGGGATGTTTTCTTCTACATCGGCAACGGGTCCTTCATGGGGCTGCCGATCCTGCTCTGGGTGGTGGGGGCTGTGTTCCTGTTGGCCTCCGTCTTCCTGTCCACGACGGTCTGGGGCCGCTACGTCCTGGCGATCGGGATCAACCAGCAAGCCGCGTTCCTTGCCGCCCTGCCGGTCCGTCCGTTGCTTTTGGGGCTGCACGTGGCAACCGGCGCCGCTGCGGGCCTTGCGGGAATGCTTCTGGCCAGCCGTCTTGATGGCGCGTCACCCGGATCGCTCGGCCTGCAGATGGAGCTTCAGGCCGTGACGATCGTCCTGCTGGGTGGAGTGGCCTTCGCTGGCGGCCGAGGGCGCATCTTCGGCGTGCTGACCGCCTGGGTGTTTCTTGCGGTGCTGGACAACGGTCTGACCCTGATGAACGTGCCGCCTTTCGTGCAGCTGGTCGCCAGCGGGATGGCCCTTGTCTTTGCAGCCAGCCTCGACGCCCTGGGCAACAATCTCGGGCCGAAACTTGAACAACGCCGCCGCGTGCAGGAACAGTTGCGCCAGTCCCAGGCGTAA
- a CDS encoding sugar ABC transporter ATP-binding protein translates to MPFAVHALRKSYAGVEVLKGVDLKVADGEIHALLGANGAGKSTLIKCLSGAIQPDPGGVMIVGKEKFTELTPRTARDAGVAVIYQDPALAMTLDVSDNIFLGREKRFGPFLRKQAQRRETAEWFERLGIDFKPTETLSRLGNAEHQTIEIVRALSMGPKFLILDEPTAALSEREAEILGQRLLELKKQNLPMLYVTHRMAEVYALADRVTVLRGGKVVLSGPVKDFAHQELVDAIAGQTVTRGRAKPSTAKAEPALEVRDLVAPGIGPISFDVNKGEVLGIFGLVGSGRTELLESLFGARARFGGKISLDGTELRHKDPGGAVAAGLALVPSDRLRKSVIGSLSSGDNALLPSYLQLSFFGARRRKAEGKAFDQAVGALNLQPHRSDLEARRFSGGNQQKLVIARWLNDMRNCKLLMLDEPTQGVDVGARSDIYNVLRANAASGASLIVTSSEPEELMQLADRIIVLSHGGIVTTLAHDEISESRLLALAHGLEHKAEAEDEPAPEMQASSL, encoded by the coding sequence ATGCCCTTTGCCGTTCATGCCCTGCGCAAGTCCTATGCCGGAGTGGAAGTCCTCAAGGGCGTCGACCTCAAGGTCGCCGACGGAGAGATCCACGCCCTGCTCGGGGCGAACGGCGCGGGCAAGTCGACGCTGATCAAGTGCCTGTCCGGCGCGATTCAGCCCGATCCCGGCGGCGTCATGATCGTCGGCAAGGAGAAATTCACCGAATTGACCCCCCGCACGGCCCGCGATGCCGGTGTCGCGGTGATCTACCAGGATCCCGCGCTGGCCATGACGCTGGACGTCTCCGACAACATCTTTCTGGGCCGCGAAAAACGCTTTGGGCCCTTCCTGCGCAAGCAGGCACAGCGGCGTGAGACCGCCGAATGGTTCGAGCGCCTCGGCATCGACTTCAAGCCGACCGAGACGCTGTCCCGGCTGGGCAACGCCGAACACCAGACCATCGAGATCGTCCGTGCCCTCAGCATGGGCCCCAAGTTCCTGATCCTGGACGAGCCGACGGCGGCCCTGTCCGAACGCGAGGCCGAGATCCTCGGCCAGCGCCTGCTGGAGTTGAAGAAACAGAACCTGCCGATGCTCTACGTGACCCACCGCATGGCCGAGGTCTATGCCCTGGCGGATCGCGTCACGGTGCTGCGCGGCGGCAAGGTGGTGCTGTCCGGCCCGGTGAAGGATTTCGCACATCAGGAACTGGTCGATGCCATTGCCGGGCAGACCGTGACGCGCGGACGCGCGAAGCCCTCGACCGCGAAGGCAGAGCCTGCGCTGGAAGTCCGCGACCTTGTGGCGCCGGGCATCGGACCGATCAGCTTCGACGTGAACAAGGGCGAGGTTCTGGGTATCTTCGGCCTGGTCGGATCGGGCCGGACGGAACTGCTCGAAAGCCTGTTCGGCGCGCGGGCGCGCTTCGGCGGCAAGATCAGCCTCGATGGCACCGAATTGCGGCACAAGGATCCCGGCGGCGCGGTGGCGGCCGGGCTGGCGCTGGTTCCCTCGGACCGGCTGCGCAAAAGCGTGATCGGGTCGCTGTCTTCGGGCGACAACGCGCTTCTGCCAAGTTACCTGCAACTGTCCTTCTTCGGCGCCCGGCGGCGCAAGGCCGAAGGCAAGGCCTTCGATCAGGCGGTCGGCGCGCTGAACCTGCAACCGCATCGCAGCGATCTGGAGGCGCGGCGTTTTTCGGGTGGCAACCAGCAGAAGCTGGTGATCGCACGATGGCTGAACGACATGCGCAATTGTAAGCTGCTGATGCTGGATGAACCCACTCAGGGCGTCGATGTCGGTGCGCGCAGCGACATCTACAACGTGCTGCGGGCCAATGCCGCCAGCGGGGCCAGCCTGATCGTCACCTCCTCGGAGCCCGAAGAGCTGATGCAACTGGCAGACCGGATCATCGTGCTCTCGCACGGTGGAATCGTCACCACGCTGGCCCATGACGAGATCAGCGAAAGCCGCCTGTTGGCGCTGGCCCATGGCCTGGAACACAAGGCCGAAGCGGAAGACGAGCCCGCCCCCGAAATGCAGGCAAGCAGCCTCTGA
- a CDS encoding sugar ABC transporter substrate-binding protein, with the protein MSILNSFLNRRAILRRAGALAIAGAALASTSLTPATSLADEARKIAVSFPNASVIGAVITSLDAAKEKGAEMGYSVFVDDPGTDLNKQINTIKTWIQQKVDVIVVNALQPDAFESVAKQAREAGIVWITYGQKIENQDATVGYAQYPDGRQLGEYAGQWVTDTLDGKAKVIILGYEKGVWGQQRGAGIKDGLLDKAPNVEIVAEQDAISPTDGLNVTRSLLQAHPDANVILGVEDPATEGAYKAWIAAGKDPADPTGFIGGMDGTVPALKLLKKGGNVYRASMAIPLVEVGYAIVTTADSILNGEETGDVIVPLELVTEMSPKADEYLAQQGAD; encoded by the coding sequence ATGTCGATCCTGAACTCCTTCCTCAATCGCCGTGCCATCCTGCGCCGCGCCGGCGCGCTGGCGATTGCCGGTGCCGCACTTGCCAGCACCTCGCTTACCCCGGCGACCAGCCTGGCCGACGAGGCCCGCAAGATCGCCGTCAGCTTCCCCAATGCTTCCGTCATCGGGGCGGTCATCACCTCGCTCGACGCGGCCAAGGAAAAGGGCGCGGAAATGGGTTACTCGGTCTTCGTCGATGATCCGGGCACCGACCTCAACAAGCAGATCAACACCATCAAGACCTGGATCCAGCAGAAGGTCGACGTGATCGTCGTGAACGCGCTGCAGCCCGATGCCTTCGAATCCGTCGCCAAACAGGCCCGCGAGGCCGGCATCGTCTGGATCACCTACGGCCAGAAGATCGAGAACCAGGACGCGACCGTCGGCTACGCGCAATACCCCGATGGCCGCCAGCTTGGCGAATACGCCGGCCAATGGGTCACCGACACGCTTGACGGCAAGGCCAAGGTCATCATCCTCGGCTACGAAAAGGGCGTCTGGGGGCAGCAACGGGGTGCCGGCATCAAGGACGGTCTTCTCGACAAGGCGCCGAACGTCGAAATCGTGGCCGAGCAGGACGCGATCAGCCCGACCGACGGGCTGAACGTCACACGGTCGCTGTTGCAGGCACACCCGGACGCGAACGTCATCCTCGGGGTCGAGGATCCGGCCACCGAAGGCGCCTACAAGGCCTGGATCGCGGCGGGCAAGGATCCGGCGGATCCCACCGGCTTCATCGGCGGCATGGACGGCACGGTTCCGGCCCTGAAACTTCTGAAAAAGGGCGGCAACGTCTATCGCGCCTCCATGGCCATCCCGCTGGTCGAGGTCGGTTATGCCATCGTCACCACGGCGGATTCGATCCTCAACGGTGAAGAAACCGGCGATGTCATCGTGCCGCTGGAACTGGTGACCGAAATGTCGCCCAAGGCCGATGAATACCTGGCCCAGCAAGGCGCCGACTGA
- a CDS encoding CapA family protein: MTVQSPISIVLCGDTLPVRPVTGLPASAQEVFAIAAGADLSIGNFEIPLTDRGQPVEKLLNIRTSPDVADSTPALGLKVVTIANNHAVDYGREGLEDTERLLRQAGLDVIGAGTDRARAARLTVHRVGGVRVGIIAFSTLTPTGMAASDLRGGISGLHVETGYEIDPWYQQEEPGDPSVVKIRTRIRAEDLTWAQDRVRAARADCDVLIVTLHWGFGSGEDLAEYQRPLAEAMIDAGADVIHGHHPHAIHAIGFHAGKPILFSAGTYLGQQVLLPASDAVRTLWAGMSPDGFVTRLDVDPVTRRLAQIEIIATTLDADQLPRRTTAPEEAAILSRIERLSRPHGAQLKQDAGRVFVLPLA; encoded by the coding sequence ATGACGGTGCAATCCCCGATCAGCATCGTCCTGTGCGGCGACACCCTGCCCGTGCGCCCCGTGACCGGTCTGCCGGCCTCGGCGCAGGAGGTCTTTGCCATCGCGGCCGGGGCGGATCTGTCCATCGGCAACTTCGAGATACCGCTGACCGATCGCGGTCAGCCGGTCGAGAAACTGCTGAACATCCGCACCTCGCCGGATGTCGCGGACAGCACCCCGGCGCTTGGCCTGAAGGTCGTGACGATCGCGAACAACCACGCGGTGGATTACGGCCGCGAGGGGCTTGAGGATACCGAGCGCCTGTTGCGTCAGGCCGGTCTGGATGTGATCGGGGCCGGGACGGATCGTGCCAGAGCGGCACGGTTGACGGTCCACAGGGTGGGCGGTGTTCGCGTCGGCATCATCGCCTTTTCCACCCTCACGCCCACCGGGATGGCGGCCTCGGACCTGCGCGGCGGTATCTCGGGTCTGCATGTCGAGACGGGGTATGAAATCGACCCGTGGTATCAACAGGAAGAGCCAGGTGATCCATCGGTGGTGAAGATCCGTACCCGCATCCGGGCCGAGGATCTGACCTGGGCACAGGACCGCGTCCGTGCCGCCCGCGCCGATTGCGATGTGCTGATCGTCACCCTGCACTGGGGCTTCGGTTCGGGCGAGGATCTGGCCGAATACCAGCGCCCGCTGGCGGAGGCGATGATCGACGCGGGGGCGGACGTGATCCACGGCCATCACCCTCATGCGATCCATGCCATCGGTTTCCACGCAGGCAAGCCCATCCTCTTCAGCGCCGGAACCTACCTTGGTCAGCAGGTGCTGCTGCCGGCCTCGGATGCGGTCAGGACCCTCTGGGCAGGGATGTCGCCGGACGGCTTCGTCACCCGGCTTGACGTCGATCCAGTCACCCGACGGCTCGCGCAGATAGAAATCATCGCCACCACGCTTGACGCCGACCAGCTGCCAAGGCGCACCACCGCGCCCGAGGAAGCCGCGATCCTGTCCCGCATCGAACGCCTGTCCAGACCCCATGGCGCGCAGTTGAAACAGGACGCAGGCCGCGTCTTCGTCCTGCCGCTTGCCTGA